The window TCATCCCTCACAGATCACAGCATGGAAGCAACAGCTGGTCAAACATACAACCGGGCTTTTCTGCGGCAGCAAAGACCACTCCGAACCCGCAGTGGATCTGAAAGCCCTCCACGCCAAGATCGACCAATTGGCGCTGGAGAACGATCTTTTGTCCAGCGCGCTCAGCCAAGCAGGCATGCCGAGCGTAAAGCGATGATTGATCTCCCCCATGGACTGCCGATCAACCGGCAGGCAAAGCGGGTCGGCATGGCCAGATCCAGCGCCTATTACCAGTCGCAGCCCATCAGTGAAGCTGATCTGGCGCTGATGCGTCGGATCGGCAAGCTGCATCCGGAGCATCCCTTCGCCGGCGCCCATATGCGGGTCCGCCGCTGTGCAGAGAAGACGTCCGGATCGACAATGACCAGCCGAATTGCAATTTGCTGCAGGACCAGCGCCGCCTGCCTCGTACACCAGATGGACGTTGCGATATTGGCGCTGTCGAAGTGAAATGAAATGATCCAACTGCCCGGCCACACCCACCGGGTGGCCGGGCTCATGCATGGCGCTCATACACATCTCAGATAAAGCACCTCCACGCACTGCATCACACTACCGATATCAAGCCATACAAACTCAGCCGACCGCTGCCTCCACGGCATATCTTTTTTGCCCATACAGACAGTTCTCTTTCATTGAAACATACTTTATACTGTATTCATTTACAGCTAAAATGTCGCCCATGGCTACCCCCATTGCTCATCTGCGCACCACTCGAGATATCGAACAGCATCCGCCCGTCGTGCACAAACCTGTCATTTCCAGCGGGTTTGCCACGCTTGACCGAGTGCTGCCCGGCGGCGGTTGGCAAATTGGCATGGTGGCTGATGTATTGCGATCCCCTTTCGGGGGAGAAATGGCATTGCTGCTGCCGTTATTGGCCACCCTGACCCAGCAGGCAAAGCAGGTTTACCTGTTGGCCCCACCCTATATTCCTTATGCACCTGCCTTGCAGGCGGCTGGCGTCGACCTTGCGCACCTGATCTGGCTTGACCCACCCACCAGCCAAGCAGGTTTATGGGCCACCGAGCAGATTGCCCGGGAGCCCGGTGGCGCAATCATCAGCTGGCTGACGCACGCACCGTCAGACCCGCAATGCCAACGGCTCATGCGGGCGAATGAGCTGGGGCAGAACGTGCTGATCCTGATCCGCCCACTTGAGCGACAGCTGACACCTACCCCGTTCAAGCTCCGCTTGAGCGTATCACCCCTCCCTGATGGCACCGAGGTCCAGATCCTGAAGCGCCAAGGTGCGCCGGTAGTTCAACCTATTTTTCTTCAACGTCAAGACGATGTTGTGGCTAGCACTGTATTTCCCGTCCCTGCCGCTCGACACAACCGGCCAAGCCTCGTCGCTTGCTGAGCCTGTCGCCGTGGTCGAAGGCCATGGTGCCCAGGAATGGGTGGTGTGCTGCAACGCGCTGGCCACACAAGCCGGCATCCAGCCCGGCATGAAACGGAGCGCCGCCAGCACCTTGCTTGGTTCACTCCGTTTTCTGAAACGGCAGGCCGAACAAGAAGCACAGACATTGGC is drawn from Chitinivorax tropicus and contains these coding sequences:
- a CDS encoding DNA lesion error-prone repair protein ImuA: MATPIAHLRTTRDIEQHPPVVHKPVISSGFATLDRVLPGGGWQIGMVADVLRSPFGGEMALLLPLLATLTQQAKQVYLLAPPYIPYAPALQAAGVDLAHLIWLDPPTSQAGLWATEQIAREPGGAIISWLTHAPSDPQCQRLMRANELGQNVLILIRPLERQLTPTPFKLRLSVSPLPDGTEVQILKRQGAPVVQPIFLQRQDDVVASTVFPVPAARHNRPSLVAC